The following coding sequences are from one Lolium rigidum isolate FL_2022 chromosome 6, APGP_CSIRO_Lrig_0.1, whole genome shotgun sequence window:
- the LOC124666436 gene encoding probably inactive leucine-rich repeat receptor-like protein kinase At3g28040, protein MAAHTSVLLLLLLFLVDMHSAAAEMPMPVNEEVLGLVVFRSALTDPSGALSTWAESDATPCGWSHVECDPATSRVLRLALDGLALSSTSGLPRGLDRLPALQSLSLANNKLSGALRPGLSLLPSLRSLDLSRNALSGNLPDDLPLLRSLRYLDLSSNTFSGNLPTSFPPTLRFLVLSGNQLSGDIPNALPNSPLLLHLNMSSNQLSGTPDFATAVWPLSRLRTLDLSSNRLSGSIAAGISALHNLKTLDLSGNRFSGNFPEDIGMCPHLSVLDVSNNAFDGELPASIARLTSLVRLSASSNRLSGEVPSWLGDLAALQRLDLSDNVLTGALPDSLGELKDLSYLSLSRNQLAGSIPAAMSGCTRLAELHLRGNRLSGSIPDALFDVGLETVDMSSNALSGVMPSGSTRLAETLQWLDLSGNQLTGSIPAEMALFFSLRYLNVSRNALHTQLPPELGLLRNLTVLDLRSSGLYGPLPSDLCESGSLAVLQLDGNSLAGTIPDTIAKCSSLYLLSLGHNDLTGPIPASMAELKKLEILRLEYNHLTGEIPQQLGGLQSLLAVNISHNRLVGRLPASGVFQSLDASALEGNLGVCSPLVTEPCRMNVPKPLVLDPNEYTHGNSNNGDVAENGGGGRGGEDVPRKRRFLSVSAMVAICAALSIALGVLVITLLNVSSRRRRLGGVGADEFQEKELVELESIVSGSSSSTKSRKLATGKMVTFGPGSSLRTEDFVGGADALLSKATEIGRSGVFGTTYRASVGEGRVVAVKKLSTASVVESRDVFDREARVLGKARHPNLVPLKGYYWTPQLQLLVTDYAPHGSLEARLHGGGGGESMRPLTWEERFRVVAGTASGLAYLHQSFRPPVIHYNVKPSNILLDSRCNPLIADFGLARLLRKPKQTEGGGGSSRFMHGGGVGYAAPELACSSLRVNEKCDVYGFGVLVLELVTGRRAVEYGEDDVAVLIDQVRAVLEQGGGDGAVECVDPAMGGEFPEEEALPVLKLGMVCTSQVPSNRPSMAEVVQILQVIKAPLLTPGCTRERF, encoded by the exons ATGGCGGCTCATACCAgtgtgctcctgctgctgctactGTTCTTGGTTGACATGCACTCGGCGGCGGCCGAAATGCCGATgccggtgaacgaggaggtgctggGGCTGGTGGTGTTCCGGTCGGCGCTCACCGATCCCTCCGGCGCGCTCTCCACCTGGGCCGAGTCCGACGCCACGCCCTGCGGCTGGTCGCACGTCGAGTGCGATCCGGCCACCTCCCGCGTCCTCCGCCTCGCACTCGACGGTCttgccctctcctccacctccggcctgccccgcggcctcgaccgcctcccggcgctccagtCACTCTCCCTTGCCAACAACAAGCTCTCCGGCGCACTCCGCCCGGGCCTCTCCCTCCTCCCATCGCTCCGCTCCCTCGATCTCTCCCGCAACGCGCTCTCTGGCAACCTCCCCGACGACCTCCCACTCCTCCGCTCCCTCCGCTACCTCGACCTTTCATCCAACACATTCTCCGGCAACCTCCCAACATCCTTCCCGCCCACGCTCCGCTTCCTCGTGCTCTCCGGCAACCAGCTCTCGGGCGACATACCAAATGCGCTGCCCAACAGCCCTCTCTTGCTCCACCTCAACATGTCCAGCAACCAGCTCTCCGGCACGCCGGACTTCGCCACTGCGGTCTGGCCGCTCTCGCGCCTCCGCACGCTCGACCTGTCCAGCAACCGCCTCTCTGGCTCCATTGCGGCCGGCATCAGCGCCCTCCACAACCTCAAGACACTCGACCTCAGCGGCAACCGCTTCTCCGGCAACTTCCCCGAGGACATCGGCATGTGCCCGCACCTCAGTGTCCTCGACGTCAGCAACAATGCGTTCGACGGCGAGCTGCCCGCATCCATCGCTCGCCTCACCTCGCTGGTGCGCCTCTCGGCGTCCAGCAACAGGCTCTCGGGCGAGGTACCCTCATGGCTCGGCGACCTGGCTGCGCTGCAGCGGCTCGACCTCTCCGACAACGTGCTCACCGGCGCACTCCCTGACTCGCTCGGCGAGCTCAAGGACCTCAGCTACCTCAGCCTGTCGAGGAACCAGCTCGCCGGCTCCATCCCGGCGGCAATGTCCGGCTGCACCAGGCTCGCCGAGCTGCACCTGAGGGGCAACAGGCTCAGCGGCAGCATCCCCGACGCGTTGTTCGACGTCGGGCTCGAGACGGTCGACATGTCGTCCAACGCGCTCTCCGGCGTGATGCCGTCCGGGTCGACCAGGCTGGCGGAGACGCTGCAATGGCTCGACCTCTCCGGCAACCAGCTCACCGGCAGCATCCCGGCTGAGATGGCGCTCTTCTTCAGCCTCCGGTACCTCAACGTCTCACGCAACGCGCTCCACACGCAGCTTCCGCCGGAGCTCGGGCTGCTCCGCAACTTGACGGTGCTCGACCTCCGCAGCAGCGGACTGTACGGTCCGCTGCCAAGCGATCTGTGCgagtccggcagcctcgccgTGCTCCAGCTCGACGGCAACTCCCTCGCTGGCACCATCCCCGACACCATCGCGAAGTGCTCCTCTCTCTACCTACT GAGCTTGGGCCACAACGATCTGACGGGGCCGATACCAGCGAGCATGGCGGAGCTGAAGAAGCTGGAGATTCTGCGGCTGGAGTACAACCATCTGACCGGCGAGATACCGCAGCAGCTGGGCGGGCTGCAGAGCCTCCTGGCGGTGAACATCTCGCACAACCGGCTCGTTGGAAGGCTGCCGGCGTCGGGCGTGTTTCAGAGCCTGGACGCGAGCGCGCTGGAGGGCAACCTCGGTGTGTGCAGCCCTCTGGTCACCGAGCCGTGCCGGATGAACGTGCCCAAGCCGCTCGTGCTCGACCCCAACGAGTACACGCACGGCAACAGCAACAACGGCGACGTCGCggagaacggtggtggtggccGCGGTGGCGAGGACGTGCCGAGGAAACGGCGGTTCCTGAGCGTGTCCGCGATGGTGGCCATCTGCGCGGCGCTGTCCATCGCCCTCGGGGTCTTGGTGATCACCCTGCTCAACGTGTCGTCGCGGCGGAGGAGGTTGGGTGGTGTCGGCGCCGACGAGTTCCAGGAGAAGGAGCTGGTGGAGCTGGAGAGCATCGTGTCCGGCAGCAGCAGCTCGACCAAGTCGAGGAAACTGGCCACCGGGAAGATGGTGACCTTCGGGCCAGGGAGCAGCCTGCGCACGGAGGacttcgtgggcggcgcggacgcGCTGCTGAGCAAGGCGACGGAGATCGGCCGCAGCGGCGTGTTCGGCACGACGTACCGCGCGTCGGTGGGCGAGGGCAGggtggtggcggtgaagaagctgTCGACGGCGAGCGTGGTGGAGTCCCGCGACGTGTTCGACCGCGAGGCGCGCGTGCTGGGCAAGGCGCGGCACCCGAACCTGGTGCCGCTCAAGGGGTACTACTGGACGCCGCAGCTGCAGCTGCTCGTCACCGACTACGCGCCGCACGGCAGCCTGGAGGCGCGgctccacggcggcggcggcggggagtcgATGCGACCGCTGACGTGGGAGGAGCGGTTCAGGGTGGTGGCGGGCACGGCGAGCGGGCTGGCGTACCTGCACCAGTCGTTCCGGCCGCCGGTGATCCACTACAACGTGAAGCCGAGCAACATCCTGCTGGACTCGCGGTGCAACCCGCTGATCGCCGACTTCGGGCTGGCGCGGCTGCTCCGGAAGCCGAAGCAGACGGAAGGTGGCGGTGGGAGCAGCCGGTTCATGCATGGCGGCGGTGTTGGGtacgcggcgccggagctggcttGCAGCAGCCTGCGGGTGAACGAGAAGTGCGACGTGTACGGGTTCGGTGTGCTGGTGCTGGAGCTGGTGACGGGGCGGCGGGCGGTGGAGTACGGCGAGGACGACGTGGCCGTGCTGATCGACCAGGTGAGAGCGGTGCTGGAGCAGGGTGGCGGGGACGGCGCGGTGGAGTGCGTGGACCCGGCGATGGGCGGCGAGTTcccggaggaggaggcgctgccGGTGCTGAAGCTGGGGATGGTGTGCACGTCGCAGGTGCCGTCGAACCGGCCGTCCATGGCGGAGGTGGTCCAGATCCTGCAGGTCATCAAGGCGCCGTTGCTGACGCCGGGCTGCACAAGGGAACGTTTCTGA
- the LOC124662296 gene encoding probable NAD kinase 1, with translation MVLAIVLFQRQQPPPPPLHHPPFPSRPRTHVHCPSPATKTQSPSQSQTGIREHQHQHQHEQRGGAEEATPHPDRAAMPLADPAHGPDLQEQLSPSTEALTQSAQPESRLRSLNPGPIPIPAAPTSRSLLDKVSDQRDVIASHQSENGTISTVSSTVSSVESERATYEFLAQTPIKSTDAHLVEFSEAMRTVAKALRQVAEGKAAAQAEAAEWKRKYELETAQKQQSKMKDCGSCTDDNLEKLARQITLETPGSDQTACCGNHEICSHEVLRDEVPGSSRRSSHKMVGRKASFKLSWGCNGNKNGQHKHDFVSFEKGDITTAERSNKQILLKWESQPQTVLFITKPNSNSVRVLCAEMVRWLKENKNINVLVEPWVSKELLTQDTDRNLVQTWDNDEETKMLHTKVDLVVTLGGDGTVLWAASLFKGPVPPVVAFAMGSLGFMTPFPSEQYRDCLDNVLKGPFSITLRNRLQCHVIRDAAKDELETEEPILVLNEVTIDRGISSYLTYLECYCDSSFVTCVQGDGLIISTTSGSTAYSLAAGGSMVHPQVPGILFTPICPHSLSFRPLILPEYVTLRIQVPYNSRGHAWASFDGKDRKQLAPGDALICSISPWPVPTACLVDSTTDFLRSIHEGLHWNLRKTQGPLDGSA, from the exons ATGGTGCTCGCCATCGTCCTCTTTCAGAGGCAgcaaccacctccacctccactccACCACCCACCCTTCCCTTCCCGACCACGCACGCACGTACACTGCCCCAGCCCAGCAACCAAAACCCAGTCGCCAAGCCAAAGCCAAACGGGAATCCGCgagcaccagcaccagcaccagcacgAGCAGAGGGGCGGAGCAGAGGAAGCCACGCCACACCCGGATCGCGCCGCCATGCCGCTCGCCGACCCCGCCCACGGCCCGGACCTACAG GAGCAGCTGTCCCCGTCCACGGAGGCACTCACCCAGTCCGCGCAGCCGGAGTCCAGGCTCCGGAGCCTCAACCCGGGCCCGATACCCATCCCGGCCGCCCCGACCTCCAGATCGCTCCTCGACAAG GTTTCGGATCAAAGAGATGTCATAGCCTCGCATCAAAGTGAAAATGGCACCATCTCTACAGTTAGCTCCACTGTTAGTTCAGTCGAATCAGAGAGAGCAACTTATGAATTCCTTGCTCAAACGCCTATCAAGTCAACTGATGCGCACCTTGTGGAGTTTTCAGAGGCTATGAGAA CTGTTGCAAAGGCATTGCGACAAGTTGCTGAAGGGAAAGCTGCTGCTCAGGCGGAGGCGGCAGAATGGAAACGTAAATATGAGTTAGAGACGGCACAAAAGCAACAAAGTAAAATGAAAG ATTGTGGCAGTTGCACCGATGATAACCTAGAGAAACTGGCCAGACAAATAACACTTGAGACACCTGGATCTGATCAAACAGCATGTTGTGGCAACCATGAGATATGTTCACACGAGGTTCTCCGGGACGAAGTTCCTGGATCTAGCCGAAGATCTAGTCACAAGATGGTGGGAAGAAAAGCATCATTTAAACTTTCATGGGGATGCAATGGCAACAAAAACGGCCAGCACAAGCATGACTTTGTTTCCTTTGAAAAAGGAGACATTACAACAGCAGAGCGCAGTAATAAACAG ATCTTACTGAAGTGGGAATCCCAGCCACAAACAGTTCTTTTCATAACCAAACCTAACTCCAACTCAGTTCGTGTTCTTTGTGCTGAAATGGTCAG ATGGCTTAAAGAGAACAAAAATATTAATGTCTTGGTGGAGCCATGGGTTAGCAAAGAACTCCTAACACAAGATACCGACCGCAACTTGGTGCAAACATGGGATAATG ATGAGGAGACAAAGATGTTGCACACAAAGGTGGATCTCGTTGTAACTCTTGGAGGTGATGGAACTGTCTTATGG GCTGCATCATTGTTCAAAGGACCTGTACCTCCGGTTGTTGCCTTCGCCATGGGGTCACTGGGTTTCATGACACCTTTCC CAAGCGAGCAATACCGTGATTGCTTGGACAATGTTCTGAAGGGACCTTTTAGCATAACATTGAGAAACCGTCTGCAGTGTCATGTAATCCGCGATGCAGCGAAGGATGAACTCGAGACCGAGGAGCCAATCCTAGTATTGAACGAAGTTACAATTGACCGCGGAATATCATCTTACCTTACCTACCTGGAGTGCTACTGTGACAGTTCATTTGTTACATGTGTACAAGGGGATGGGCTCATCATATCAACGACATCAGGAAGCACAGCATATTCACTAGCAGCCGGAGGATCCATGGTTCATCCACAG GTCCCCGGGATCCTTTTCACGCCGATCTGTCCCCACTCCTTATCGTTCCGGCCGTTGATACTGCCCGAGTATGTGACTCTCCGCATACAAGTGCCATACAACAGCCGGGGGCACGCCTGGGCATCTTTCGATGGGAAGGACCGGAAGCAGCTGGCCCCCGGCGACGCCCTCATCTGCAGCATCTCCCCTTGGCCCGTTCCGACGGCCTGCCTCGTCGACTCGACCACCGATTTCCTCCGCAGCATCCACGAGGGCCTCCACTGGAACCTCAGGAAGACGCAAGGGCCGCTCGATGGCTCCGCGTGA